A portion of the Bufo gargarizans isolate SCDJY-AF-19 chromosome 7, ASM1485885v1, whole genome shotgun sequence genome contains these proteins:
- the C7H3orf14 gene encoding uncharacterized protein C3orf14 homolog isoform X2 — MKMSDEPQESHRQWSEAAHGRNRALLQDLRKAEKTLRRRSQVAPNHAIMELESDYWKSVEQELPKWEQFLLGKSQLPFGMKENQQKLKHSQTMQTPRRRNLPPSGCSSSTFPR; from the exons ATGAAGATGAGTGATGAGCCGCAGGAGTCACACCGCCAGTGGTCAGAGGCCGCACATGGCAGGAATCGGGCTCTTCTTCAG GATTTGCGGAAAGCTGAGAAGACTTTAAGGAGAAGATCACAAGTCGCCCCTAACCACGCGATCATGGAACTGGAG AGTGACTATTGGAAATCTGTGGAACAGGAACTTCCTAAATGGGAGCAGTTTCTACTCGGAAAATCTCAGTTGCCTTTTGGAATGAAAGAAAACCAGCAGAAGCTCAAACATTCCCAAACTATGCAGACACCAAGGAGAAGGAACCTGCCTCCTTCTGGCTGCAGCTCAAGCACTTTTCCAAGATAG
- the C7H3orf14 gene encoding uncharacterized protein C3orf14 homolog isoform X1, translated as MTSYSSREAELQKLRDALAAEKNTVLAEMKMSDEPQESHRQWSEAAHGRNRALLQDLRKAEKTLRRRSQVAPNHAIMELESDYWKSVEQELPKWEQFLLGKSQLPFGMKENQQKLKHSQTMQTPRRRNLPPSGCSSSTFPR; from the exons ATGACTTCGTACTCCTCCAGAGAGGCAGAGTTACAGAAGCTGCGTGACGCCCT AGCGGCAGAGAAGAATACAGTTTTAGCGGAGATGAAGATGAGTGATGAGCCGCAGGAGTCACACCGCCAGTGGTCAGAGGCCGCACATGGCAGGAATCGGGCTCTTCTTCAG GATTTGCGGAAAGCTGAGAAGACTTTAAGGAGAAGATCACAAGTCGCCCCTAACCACGCGATCATGGAACTGGAG AGTGACTATTGGAAATCTGTGGAACAGGAACTTCCTAAATGGGAGCAGTTTCTACTCGGAAAATCTCAGTTGCCTTTTGGAATGAAAGAAAACCAGCAGAAGCTCAAACATTCCCAAACTATGCAGACACCAAGGAGAAGGAACCTGCCTCCTTCTGGCTGCAGCTCAAGCACTTTTCCAAGATAG